A genomic window from Prochlorococcus sp. RS04 includes:
- a CDS encoding Notch domain-containing protein, giving the protein MSNKFYEWWKNHRKVVTYGAFIILFGFYLSPVVKEATYKNQCIKYSTKGALTKFNKDDIGETLLEETGLNIDELAKIEGYKNCIN; this is encoded by the coding sequence GTGTCCAATAAATTTTATGAATGGTGGAAAAACCATAGAAAAGTTGTAACATATGGAGCTTTTATCATCTTGTTTGGTTTTTATTTATCTCCTGTTGTCAAAGAAGCAACATACAAAAACCAATGTATTAAGTATTCTACTAAAGGAGCTTTAACTAAATTTAATAAGGACGATATAGGAGAAACTTTACTAGAAGAAACAGGTTTGAATATTGATGAACTAGCAAAGATTGAAGGTTATAAGAATTGCATTAATTAA
- a CDS encoding NAD-dependent DNA ligase, with protein MKTYLEERIEWFDDNYRNGNALISDKQFDQLEKNLLRTNPNCDYFKKKNKLVLPSLEKDSIDEFLKGLLVNTRLLIEPKIDGCAVALQYRDGTLEKAISRKGEDVTSKLIKLQDIPNNLPLRGVLQVRGELYAPNQSPNISQRIASGFLRAKEGFSESLSFCAFQILNSTLNQYESKKSLSKLGFTVPQDISCNFTSQVEVFRKQWLEGKLFSKYPTDGIVVKINSRKLQLIREKSNLDYPYWQVAIKR; from the coding sequence ATGAAGACTTATTTAGAAGAACGAATTGAATGGTTTGACGATAATTATAGAAATGGTAATGCTTTAATCTCTGATAAACAGTTCGACCAACTTGAAAAAAATTTATTAAGAACAAACCCTAATTGTGATTACTTTAAAAAGAAAAATAAACTAGTTTTACCTTCATTAGAAAAGGATTCAATAGATGAATTTTTGAAAGGATTATTAGTAAATACCAGATTATTAATTGAACCAAAAATTGATGGTTGTGCTGTTGCTTTGCAATATAGGGATGGAACCTTGGAGAAAGCAATTTCAAGAAAAGGGGAAGATGTTACTAGTAAACTTATTAAATTACAAGACATTCCCAATAATCTCCCTTTAAGAGGAGTTCTTCAAGTTAGGGGTGAATTATATGCACCCAACCAAAGTCCAAATATCTCCCAGAGAATCGCTTCTGGATTTCTAAGAGCTAAAGAAGGATTTTCTGAAAGTCTTAGCTTCTGCGCATTTCAAATACTTAATTCAACACTTAACCAATATGAATCCAAAAAAAGTCTTTCAAAGCTTGGCTTCACAGTCCCTCAGGATATTTCATGCAACTTTACGAGCCAAGTTGAAGTATTTAGAAAACAATGGCTAGAAGGGAAGCTTTTTAGTAAATATCCAACAGATGGAATAGTAGTAAAAATAAATTCTAGAAAATTACAATTGATTAGAGAAAAATCAAATTTAGATTATCCTTATTGGCAAGTAGCAATAAAACGTTAA
- a CDS encoding DUF1651 domain-containing protein: MTLGGANVWTNFSYGYRNESPSGWLLSPDRSRLILFIRNKKSPRNSMRIFAHTYYANDLGEPMAIKSSTQMYLDNAWDKWHDLQLEGWTFEELELPESV; this comes from the coding sequence ATGACTTTAGGAGGAGCTAATGTTTGGACTAATTTTTCTTACGGTTATCGTAATGAGTCCCCAAGTGGTTGGTTGCTTAGCCCAGACCGCAGCAGATTAATTTTATTTATAAGGAATAAAAAATCTCCAAGAAATAGTATGAGAATTTTTGCTCATACATATTATGCAAATGATCTTGGTGAGCCAATGGCAATCAAATCATCCACTCAAATGTATTTGGATAATGCTTGGGATAAATGGCATGACCTTCAATTAGAAGGCTGGACTTTTGAAGAACTTGAATTACCTGAATCTGTATGA
- a CDS encoding 5-(carboxyamino)imidazole ribonucleotide synthase, with amino-acid sequence MSFKKNINDIKKNYSLGIIGGGQLALMLTEAAKKRDLEVCVQTKSCDDPAGSKADHVIEADPLKIRGNKSLINECEKIIFENEWIKIDKLNLIGNKDIFVPSLNAIKPLVDRFSQKKLIDRMNIPCPKWISIEDFKNLSDEEINNWTFPLMAKSNKGGYDGKGNRKIKTKEDLDSFLIENNSDEWLIEEWIEYEKELALVGSRDRTGKIRFFPIVETFQSNHVCDWVLAPGTNEYDLNLFAINIFSSIVNELNYVGVLAIEFFYGDNGLLINEIAPRTHNSAHFSIEACTSSQFDQYVCISSGIMPPEIKMNCEGAIMINLLGLKKNFPISMETRIKMLSEIEGSNIHCYGKSREILGRKMAHITFLLNGKTHSERYDEAQILLTMVRDIWPSPNA; translated from the coding sequence ATGAGTTTTAAAAAAAATATAAACGATATCAAGAAAAATTATTCCCTAGGAATAATTGGAGGTGGTCAACTGGCATTGATGTTAACCGAGGCAGCAAAAAAAAGAGATTTAGAAGTATGTGTGCAAACAAAATCTTGTGATGATCCTGCTGGTTCAAAAGCAGATCATGTCATAGAAGCTGATCCTTTAAAGATAAGAGGTAATAAATCATTAATTAATGAGTGTGAAAAAATAATTTTTGAAAATGAATGGATAAAAATTGATAAATTAAATTTAATTGGCAATAAAGATATTTTTGTTCCAAGCCTTAATGCAATTAAGCCATTAGTAGATAGGTTTTCTCAAAAAAAATTAATAGATAGAATGAATATTCCCTGTCCTAAATGGATAAGTATTGAAGATTTTAAAAATCTATCGGATGAAGAAATCAATAATTGGACTTTTCCTCTAATGGCAAAATCAAATAAAGGTGGATATGACGGCAAAGGGAACAGAAAAATAAAGACAAAAGAAGATTTAGATTCTTTTCTAATAGAGAATAATTCTGATGAATGGTTAATAGAAGAATGGATAGAGTATGAAAAAGAACTGGCTCTTGTTGGTTCGAGAGATAGGACCGGTAAAATAAGATTCTTCCCAATAGTTGAGACATTCCAATCAAACCATGTTTGTGATTGGGTTCTTGCACCTGGAACAAATGAATATGATTTGAACTTATTTGCAATAAATATTTTCTCTTCAATAGTCAATGAACTTAATTACGTTGGAGTTTTAGCTATTGAATTCTTCTATGGCGATAATGGTCTTTTAATTAATGAAATAGCTCCTAGAACACATAACTCAGCTCATTTCTCTATTGAAGCTTGTACTTCAAGTCAGTTTGATCAATATGTTTGCATTTCTTCTGGGATAATGCCACCTGAAATTAAAATGAATTGTGAAGGGGCAATTATGATAAATCTACTGGGATTAAAAAAGAATTTCCCAATCTCAATGGAAACCAGAATTAAAATGTTATCTGAAATTGAGGGTTCTAATATTCATTGTTATGGCAAATCTCGAGAAATTCTGGGAAGAAAAATGGCTCACATCACATTTTTATTGAATGGTAAAACGCATTCAGAAAGATACGATGAAGCTCAAATTTTATTAACTATGGTAAGAGACATTTGGCCATCTCCAAATGCATAA
- the aroB gene encoding 3-dehydroquinate synthase, which translates to MNKRKILVPLGDKSYEVTLEAGILNNISEELLKIGITKKRKILVISNEEISNLYGEKFLNNLKDNQFQAKMFLIKAGESYKNLKTLSEIYDIAFEFGLDRNSIIIALGGGIVGDVSGFAAATWLRGIEYIQIPTTLLSMVDSSVGGKTGVNHPKGKNLIGAFNQPKAVFIDPETLKSLPKREFSAGMAEVIKYGVIRDKELFEYLEIEKNKNELINLKNEYLIKIINSSIRTKSHVVSQDEHENGVRAILNYGHSFGHVIENLCGYGKFLHGEAISIGMNIAGKIAIEKGLWSKEELERQRILLESYDLPTEIPKINKEDVLTILMGDKKVRDGKMRFILPKEIGAVDIYDDVEDSLFLKFFS; encoded by the coding sequence GTGAATAAGAGAAAAATATTAGTCCCATTAGGTGATAAGTCATACGAAGTAACTCTAGAAGCAGGGATACTTAATAATATCAGCGAGGAACTCTTAAAAATTGGAATAACAAAGAAAAGAAAAATACTTGTGATTTCAAATGAAGAAATATCAAATTTGTATGGTGAAAAATTCTTAAATAATTTAAAAGATAATCAATTTCAGGCCAAAATGTTCCTTATCAAGGCTGGAGAATCATATAAAAACTTAAAAACCTTAAGTGAAATATATGATATTGCATTTGAATTTGGCTTAGATAGAAATTCAATAATTATTGCCCTTGGAGGAGGAATTGTTGGAGACGTAAGCGGTTTTGCAGCTGCTACTTGGCTAAGAGGTATCGAATATATTCAGATTCCAACAACATTACTATCAATGGTTGATTCATCTGTAGGAGGAAAAACAGGAGTAAATCATCCAAAAGGTAAGAATTTAATTGGAGCTTTCAATCAACCTAAAGCAGTTTTTATTGATCCAGAAACTTTAAAAAGTTTGCCCAAAAGAGAATTTAGTGCAGGAATGGCCGAAGTAATAAAATACGGAGTAATAAGAGATAAAGAACTTTTCGAATACTTAGAAATTGAAAAAAACAAAAATGAACTTATAAATCTCAAAAATGAATATCTAATTAAAATAATTAATAGTTCAATTAGAACAAAGTCTCATGTTGTTTCTCAAGACGAACATGAAAATGGTGTTAGAGCAATATTGAATTATGGTCATTCTTTTGGTCACGTTATTGAAAATTTATGTGGATACGGCAAATTTCTGCATGGTGAGGCAATATCAATTGGTATGAATATTGCGGGGAAAATAGCAATTGAAAAAGGGTTATGGTCTAAAGAAGAATTAGAGAGACAGCGAATTCTCTTAGAGAGTTATGATCTTCCTACCGAGATCCCCAAAATAAATAAAGAAGACGTTCTAACAATACTTATGGGCGATAAAAAAGTTCGTGATGGCAAAATGAGATTTATATTACCGAAAGAAATTGGTGCAGTGGACATATATGATGACGTAGAAGATTCATTATTTTTAAAGTTTTTTTCTTAA
- a CDS encoding SAM-dependent methyltransferase, which translates to MNCLPANNPDWLVKKIIKMGGTISFYDFMNFALNDPINGYYGSGKAELGVRGDFVTAPSLSDDFAYLTGKQIEDWLIQFKSSFLSNATLSVTEFGAGDGSFMSGLIKYFLENSKNFLEGISFVIIEPNEGMVEKQKNKLEEFLNLGIDILWKRLEEVEENNINGIVLANEVLDALPVERITFSKGKLLRQAVSIDKKSHKLFFDEMPITSQLEKSIELAKSELGITIPPEDALEGWTTEWHVDNSKWLEAIYGKINNGILLIIDYAKEAKKYYNSKNSDGTIVSYENQKMMNDVLDSPGNCDLTSHVCIETLINDAETLGFNTLGITKQGEALLALGLAERLYGIQKEFKEDLSNALLRREALLRLVDPVCLGNFKWFVFNKFKEKEMNIYSTCLR; encoded by the coding sequence ATGAATTGCTTACCCGCGAATAATCCAGATTGGTTAGTAAAAAAAATAATAAAAATGGGTGGGACTATAAGTTTTTATGATTTTATGAATTTTGCATTAAATGATCCTATTAATGGTTATTACGGCAGCGGCAAGGCTGAGTTAGGCGTTCGAGGAGATTTTGTCACAGCACCATCTTTATCTGATGATTTTGCTTATTTGACTGGCAAACAAATAGAAGATTGGTTGATTCAGTTCAAAAGTAGTTTTTTATCTAATGCGACATTATCTGTAACTGAATTTGGAGCTGGAGATGGAAGCTTTATGAGTGGATTAATTAAATACTTTTTAGAAAACAGCAAGAATTTTTTAGAAGGTATTTCTTTTGTAATTATTGAACCCAATGAAGGGATGGTAGAAAAACAAAAAAACAAATTGGAGGAATTTTTAAACTTAGGTATTGATATTTTATGGAAACGTTTGGAAGAAGTAGAGGAAAATAATATAAATGGAATAGTTCTCGCAAATGAGGTTTTAGATGCTTTGCCAGTAGAAAGAATAACCTTTTCAAAAGGAAAATTACTACGACAAGCAGTTTCTATAGACAAAAAATCTCATAAATTATTTTTTGATGAAATGCCAATTACAAGTCAATTGGAAAAAAGTATTGAACTTGCTAAAAGTGAGTTGGGAATTACTATTCCGCCTGAAGATGCTCTTGAAGGATGGACGACAGAATGGCATGTAGATAATTCAAAATGGTTAGAAGCTATTTATGGAAAAATCAATAATGGTATTTTATTGATAATTGATTACGCTAAAGAAGCCAAAAAATACTATAACTCTAAGAATTCTGATGGGACGATAGTTTCTTATGAAAATCAAAAAATGATGAATGATGTCTTAGATTCTCCTGGGAATTGCGATTTAACATCTCATGTGTGCATAGAAACTTTAATTAATGATGCTGAGACTCTTGGATTTAATACTCTTGGAATAACTAAACAAGGAGAGGCTTTGTTGGCACTTGGATTGGCAGAGAGACTTTATGGAATTCAGAAGGAATTTAAGGAGGATTTATCAAATGCTCTTTTAAGAAGAGAGGCATTACTTAGACTCGTTGATCCTGTATGTCTAGGTAATTTTAAGTGGTTTGTTTTTAATAAGTTTAAGGAGAAGGAAATGAATATATATTCAACCTGTTTGCGTTAA
- a CDS encoding TIGR04168 family protein codes for MKVLSIIKPNIVLFVGDISDGSVKIIKKINEIKIPTFVILGNHDRGRDSTGETLLKQIRVLGQKYCAWDLKVFNNQINLLSARPCSSGGGYYLSKEVKGVYGPITEQDSINKIIKCSEETVEEIPLIIMSHAGPSGLGSEPKSICGKDWKLPSLDWGDRDLSAAISQIQKRRKVDVVIFGHMHNRLKRNLGLREMFKIDSKGTIYFNTAVVPRYKTDEDGKLLINFSWIEFEDKELRHVSHRWYSESGEICEEDKFF; via the coding sequence TTGAAAGTTTTATCGATTATCAAACCAAATATTGTTTTATTTGTTGGTGATATTTCTGATGGAAGTGTCAAAATAATTAAAAAAATCAATGAGATCAAAATTCCTACTTTTGTGATTTTAGGAAATCATGATAGAGGGAGAGATTCTACAGGTGAAACTCTCTTAAAGCAGATACGTGTTCTTGGTCAAAAATATTGTGCATGGGATTTGAAAGTTTTTAATAATCAAATAAATTTATTGTCTGCTAGACCATGTAGTTCTGGCGGCGGCTATTATCTTTCAAAAGAAGTTAAAGGCGTTTATGGACCTATAACAGAACAAGATTCAATAAATAAAATTATCAAATGTTCAGAAGAGACTGTTGAAGAAATACCTCTAATAATTATGTCTCATGCTGGTCCTTCGGGTTTAGGTTCAGAGCCTAAAAGCATTTGTGGGAAAGACTGGAAATTACCCTCTTTAGATTGGGGAGATAGAGATTTGTCTGCTGCTATTTCTCAAATACAAAAGAGAAGAAAAGTTGATGTTGTAATTTTTGGTCATATGCACAACCGGCTTAAAAGAAATCTTGGTTTAAGAGAGATGTTTAAAATTGATAGCAAAGGAACAATTTATTTCAACACTGCTGTAGTACCAAGATATAAAACTGATGAAGATGGGAAATTGCTAATTAACTTTTCATGGATTGAATTTGAAGATAAGGAATTAAGGCATGTTTCTCATCGATGGTATTCAGAGTCTGGTGAAATTTGTGAAGAAGATAAATTTTTTTAG
- the nadA gene encoding quinolinate synthase NadA has protein sequence MTSTAKQKSVQNEEDLISEIKERCEKANAIILAHYYQAPEIQEIADFIGDSLDLSRKAANNDADIIIFCGVHFMAETAKILSPNKTVLLPDIDAGCSLADDCPSDKFQKFREENPDHYVVSYINCTAEVKAQSDLICTSSNAVSLIKKIPEDKKIIFAPDQNLGRWVQKNSGRDLKLWPGSCIVHESFSEEALLKLKYQNPGSKVIAHPECSQNLLILSDFIGSTSKLLDFVSKDPSKTYMVLTEPGIIHQMKKKEPNKIFIEVPDVEGCKCNECPYMKLNTLEKILDCLKNNSPSIELDPEIIKRAYVPIKRMLDMSN, from the coding sequence ATAACTTCTACTGCAAAACAGAAATCAGTTCAAAACGAAGAGGATTTGATTTCTGAAATAAAGGAGCGTTGCGAAAAAGCTAATGCAATTATTCTTGCGCACTATTATCAAGCTCCAGAGATTCAGGAAATTGCAGATTTTATTGGCGATTCATTAGATCTATCTAGGAAAGCTGCAAATAATGACGCAGATATAATAATTTTTTGCGGTGTGCACTTTATGGCCGAAACCGCAAAAATACTTAGCCCTAATAAAACAGTCCTATTACCAGATATTGACGCAGGATGCTCATTAGCAGACGATTGTCCTTCAGATAAATTTCAAAAATTCAGGGAAGAAAATCCAGATCACTATGTCGTAAGTTATATAAATTGTACTGCAGAAGTAAAAGCTCAAAGTGATCTGATATGTACAAGCAGTAATGCAGTCTCATTAATTAAAAAGATACCTGAAGATAAAAAGATAATATTTGCGCCAGATCAGAACCTTGGGAGGTGGGTACAGAAAAATTCAGGAAGAGATCTTAAATTATGGCCTGGCAGCTGCATTGTTCATGAATCATTTAGTGAAGAAGCACTTCTAAAATTAAAATATCAAAATCCAGGATCAAAAGTAATTGCTCATCCTGAATGTAGTCAAAATTTACTAATTCTCTCAGACTTTATTGGATCAACAAGTAAGCTGCTTGATTTCGTAAGTAAAGATCCATCTAAAACTTATATGGTACTAACTGAACCTGGAATAATCCATCAAATGAAAAAGAAAGAACCTAATAAAATTTTTATTGAAGTCCCAGATGTAGAAGGTTGTAAATGTAACGAGTGTCCATATATGAAATTAAATACTTTAGAAAAAATTCTTGATTGTTTGAAAAATAATTCCCCGTCTATCGAACTAGACCCAGAAATAATAAAAAGAGCTTATGTGCCAATAAAGAGAATGCTGGATATGAGTAATTAA
- a CDS encoding S41 family peptidase — protein sequence MKIRKLLKKKFIFLFATSFSGLFLNNFAEATVLNNSYKEVIDHVWQIVYRDFLDSSGKFQKSNWINLRKEVLSKTYSDSNEAYDAIRDMLSNLDDSYTRFLEPKEFNQMRIDTSGELTGVGIQIVKDKESDDLIIISPIEGTPAFDAGIKARDKILSIDDISTEGMNIEEAVKLIRGQRGTKVKLEILRGSNSFFKILSREKIEIKSVSSKVNQTKNGLSIGYVRIKQFNANASKETRDAIKDLETKKVAGYVLDLRSNPGGLLESSIDISRHFINKGVIVSTVSKDGLKETKKGNGQALTKKPLVVLVNEGSASASEIVSGAIKDNKRGKLVGKKTFGKGLVQSMRTLVDGSGLTVTVAKYLTPNGTDINKSGIIPDIEVKMNINPILQREIGTRKDKQYRAGEKELINIINRKNQISEFNPDTTNLNAFLKINKEDKVFSLN from the coding sequence TTGAAAATAAGAAAATTGCTTAAAAAAAAATTTATATTTCTGTTTGCGACATCCTTTTCTGGACTATTCTTAAATAATTTTGCAGAGGCAACAGTTTTAAATAATAGTTATAAAGAAGTAATTGATCATGTTTGGCAAATTGTATATAGAGATTTTCTTGATTCAAGCGGCAAATTTCAAAAGTCCAATTGGATTAATCTAAGAAAAGAAGTTTTATCAAAAACATATTCAGATAGCAATGAAGCATATGATGCGATTAGAGATATGCTTTCTAACTTAGATGATTCTTATACAAGATTTTTAGAACCTAAGGAATTTAATCAAATGAGAATCGATACCTCTGGTGAATTAACTGGAGTTGGTATCCAAATAGTTAAAGATAAAGAATCTGATGATTTAATAATTATTTCTCCCATAGAGGGCACCCCTGCCTTTGATGCTGGAATTAAAGCTAGAGATAAAATATTATCCATAGATGATATTTCTACTGAAGGTATGAATATTGAGGAGGCCGTGAAATTAATAAGAGGACAAAGAGGTACTAAAGTAAAGCTTGAAATTCTTAGAGGTTCTAATTCCTTTTTTAAGATTTTATCAAGAGAAAAAATTGAAATAAAATCTGTATCAAGTAAAGTCAATCAAACCAAAAACGGCTTATCAATTGGCTATGTAAGGATTAAACAATTTAATGCAAATGCATCAAAAGAGACTAGAGATGCTATTAAGGATTTAGAAACAAAAAAAGTCGCAGGATATGTTCTTGACTTGAGAAGTAATCCTGGAGGTTTATTAGAATCAAGCATTGATATCTCAAGGCACTTCATTAACAAAGGAGTAATAGTAAGCACTGTAAGTAAAGATGGTTTAAAAGAAACAAAAAAAGGAAACGGTCAAGCTTTAACAAAAAAGCCCTTAGTTGTGTTGGTTAATGAGGGTTCTGCTAGTGCTAGTGAAATAGTCTCTGGTGCAATAAAGGACAACAAAAGAGGAAAATTAGTTGGGAAAAAAACATTTGGTAAAGGTCTAGTTCAATCTATGAGAACATTAGTTGATGGTTCAGGTCTAACTGTTACAGTTGCTAAGTATTTAACTCCGAACGGCACTGATATAAACAAATCTGGAATTATTCCAGACATAGAAGTAAAAATGAATATAAACCCTATACTCCAAAGAGAGATAGGAACGAGAAAAGATAAACAATATAGAGCTGGTGAAAAAGAGCTAATAAATATAATTAATAGAAAGAATCAGATAAGTGAATTTAATCCTGACACTACAAATCTTAATGCATTCCTAAAAATTAATAAGGAAGATAAAGTATTTTCATTAAATTAA
- the ispG gene encoding (E)-4-hydroxy-3-methylbut-2-enyl-diphosphate synthase, which produces MSLTQSKEVNSLSKRYSTHIERRITRTVMVGDVAIGSDYPVRVQSMINEDTMDVENAYLAIKRLHDVGCEIVRLTVPSLAHAKAVGDIKAKLLENNINTPLVADVHHNGMKIAMEVAKHVDKVRINPGLFVFEKSDPTRTEYTDEEFETIKQTILKRFTPLVEVLKAENKALRIGVNHGSLSERMLFTYGDTPLGMTESAMEFVKICDELDFHNIIISMKASRAPVMMAAYRMIADRLDSEGYNYPLHLGVTEAGDGDYGRIKSTAGIGTLLAEGLGDTIRVSLTEAPEKEIPVCYSILQSLGLRKTMVEYISCPSCGRTLFNLEEVVDKVRNATSHLTGLDIAIMGCIVNGPGEMADADYGYVGKGKGTIALYRRKEEIKRVPEDEGVNALIQLIKDDGKWIDP; this is translated from the coding sequence ATGTCATTAACTCAATCAAAAGAGGTTAATAGTCTCTCCAAAAGATATTCAACTCATATTGAGAGAAGGATAACTAGAACAGTAATGGTGGGCGATGTAGCTATTGGAAGTGATTATCCAGTAAGAGTTCAGTCGATGATAAATGAAGATACAATGGATGTCGAAAATGCTTACTTAGCTATCAAAAGACTTCATGATGTGGGTTGTGAAATAGTAAGGTTAACTGTTCCTTCCTTAGCACATGCCAAAGCAGTAGGAGATATAAAGGCAAAATTATTAGAAAATAATATCAACACCCCCTTGGTGGCTGATGTTCACCATAATGGTATGAAAATTGCAATGGAAGTTGCAAAACATGTTGATAAAGTAAGAATTAATCCTGGATTGTTTGTTTTTGAAAAATCAGACCCTACAAGAACTGAATATACAGATGAGGAATTTGAAACTATTAAGCAAACAATACTTAAAAGATTTACCCCTTTAGTTGAAGTTTTAAAGGCTGAAAACAAAGCTCTAAGGATTGGAGTTAATCATGGGTCTCTATCTGAGAGGATGCTTTTTACTTATGGAGATACGCCATTAGGAATGACAGAATCTGCGATGGAGTTCGTCAAAATATGTGATGAGCTTGATTTTCATAACATTATTATTTCTATGAAAGCTTCTAGGGCTCCTGTCATGATGGCAGCTTACAGAATGATTGCAGACAGGCTTGACTCAGAAGGATATAACTATCCCTTACATTTGGGAGTGACCGAAGCTGGTGATGGTGATTATGGAAGGATTAAAAGTACTGCTGGAATTGGAACGCTTTTAGCAGAGGGATTAGGAGATACCATCAGGGTTTCCTTAACAGAAGCTCCAGAAAAGGAAATACCAGTGTGCTATTCAATTTTGCAATCTTTAGGATTAAGAAAAACAATGGTTGAATATATCAGTTGCCCTAGTTGTGGTAGAACACTTTTCAATCTAGAAGAAGTTGTAGATAAAGTTAGGAACGCCACCTCACATTTAACGGGTCTAGATATAGCAATAATGGGATGTATTGTTAATGGGCCAGGAGAAATGGCAGATGCTGATTATGGTTATGTTGGAAAAGGTAAAGGAACTATTGCCTTATATAGAAGGAAAGAAGAGATAAAAAGAGTACCTGAAGATGAGGGGGTTAATGCATTAATCCAACTTATTAAGGATGATGGGAAGTGGATTGATCCTTAA
- a CDS encoding uracil-DNA glycosylase, giving the protein MKRLVIGRGSVFADLLVIGEAPGAQEDLEGKPYVGKSGKLLNELLIQAGIDYKKDVYFCNVIKCRPPNNRKPTAREINIHKPWLLQQIKLVDPKFILLTGSTAMKAILEVKDPISNLRGQWIKKDGREIMVIFHPSYLLRFPSKEINKPYYLTLKDLENVSGKLYAV; this is encoded by the coding sequence GTGAAAAGATTAGTAATTGGGAGAGGAAGTGTATTTGCAGATTTGTTAGTAATTGGTGAGGCACCTGGAGCACAGGAAGATTTAGAAGGAAAACCTTATGTAGGTAAATCTGGTAAGTTATTAAACGAATTATTAATACAAGCTGGAATTGATTATAAGAAGGATGTTTATTTTTGTAATGTAATTAAATGTCGTCCACCAAATAATAGAAAACCCACTGCTAGAGAAATTAATATTCATAAACCTTGGTTATTACAGCAAATAAAGTTAGTCGACCCAAAATTTATATTACTTACTGGTTCTACTGCTATGAAAGCTATTTTAGAAGTTAAAGATCCTATAAGTAATTTAAGAGGTCAATGGATTAAAAAAGATGGGAGAGAAATTATGGTAATTTTTCATCCATCTTATTTGTTGAGATTTCCTTCAAAAGAAATCAATAAACCTTACTATCTAACTTTGAAAGACCTAGAGAATGTAAGTGGTAAACTATATGCCGTATAA